In Blastopirellula sp. J2-11, a single genomic region encodes these proteins:
- a CDS encoding FliA/WhiG family RNA polymerase sigma factor produces the protein MATTTAVDDIAEVWKSYKEDQTRKELRNRLVERYLPLVKYNGERIWARLPEGVELDDLISAGVFGLMDAIDAFDMSRGVKFETYCVPRIRGAMLDELRTMDWVPRLVRSKASKLNEANKQLEAKFGRQPTEIELSAHMGMSVKELEKMISDANAVGLISLNKKWYETDSYKDVREIDILEDIKGEDPTRRIQKNDLMRLVTKGLNRNERLIIILYYYEELTMKEIGATLDLSESRVSQMHSSIVQRLQSQLGRRRPEFGVV, from the coding sequence ATGGCGACAACCACAGCAGTCGACGACATTGCGGAAGTCTGGAAGTCCTACAAGGAAGACCAGACGCGTAAGGAATTACGCAACCGTCTTGTTGAGCGATATCTGCCGCTGGTGAAATACAACGGCGAAAGAATTTGGGCTCGCTTACCGGAAGGGGTCGAACTTGACGACCTGATTTCGGCGGGAGTCTTTGGCTTGATGGACGCGATCGACGCGTTCGACATGTCGCGCGGCGTGAAGTTCGAAACGTATTGCGTACCGCGTATTCGCGGCGCCATGCTTGACGAACTTCGCACCATGGACTGGGTTCCTCGTTTGGTGCGCTCGAAAGCGAGCAAGCTGAACGAAGCGAACAAACAGCTCGAAGCGAAGTTCGGACGACAGCCGACCGAAATTGAATTGTCCGCCCACATGGGCATGAGCGTAAAAGAACTGGAGAAAATGATCTCCGACGCGAATGCCGTAGGGCTCATCAGTCTCAACAAAAAATGGTATGAGACTGACAGCTATAAAGATGTCCGCGAGATTGATATTCTCGAAGATATCAAAGGGGAAGATCCCACACGTCGGATTCAAAAAAACGATCTGATGCGTTTGGTCACCAAAGGCCTGAACCGCAACGAACGCCTCATCATCATTCTCTACTACTATGAAGAGTTGACGATGAAGGAAATCGGAGCGACCCTCGACCTGAGCGAAAGTCGCGTGAGCCAGATGCACAGCAGCATCGTGCAACGTCTGCAATCGCAACTAGGCCGTCGTCGACCTGAATTCGGCGTCGTTTAA
- a CDS encoding carboxy terminal-processing peptidase: MHPTTVTRNSWRRPGALRVLTFASFLFSAIFVCLPDQSSAQLAPKVSERRVAFAVTQLMKKDHLSNHPIDDEMSQRAFDQFLKTLDPLKLYFYQSDVDEFAANRDKLDDMVNAGDVSFSRTVFDRFLKRVNERVAMVDRVLAADLDFEKKEMFITDADKVQYPKNEAEAYDRWRQRVKYDILSEKADDKTPEEAQKKIHRRYESFAHRMSQTSPDELLEMFLTSMTSSFDPHTTYMSPSTLENFNISMRLQLDGIGAALLSEDGVVKVTKVIPGGAADKHGKIHPEDTIVSVGQGENGEMMDVVDMKLNDVVDMIRGKAGTIVRLGVKEKGTGETVIYNVTRAKIELKDSEARGEVIDHKTDDGRTLRVGWIDLPSFYMDMDAARRGLGDFKSTTRDVRKLLDDFNDQEVQAVVLDLRRNGGGSLTEAINLTGLFIDQGPVVQVKDSSGNIQAYDDTDRGMVWKGPLVVLTSKLSASASEILAGAIQDYKRGIIVGDQATHGKGTVQSLLDLGSQLFPVPNPPNYGALKITMQQFYRPNGESTQRRGVEADVVLPWITTHMDIGEGDLDYAIAWDKIPQAKYTLYNMVDPNLLKQLQTDVDNRIAKSEDFQKVNKNIERYVVQKNRKAVNLNEVEYLAERKELDKEKTEEETFKEDADNVDEVVKKDFYFDEVIDVTSDYVKLLEQGRVAARQ, encoded by the coding sequence ATGCACCCAACGACCGTTACCCGGAATAGTTGGCGTCGCCCTGGCGCTTTGCGCGTCTTGACGTTCGCGTCGTTTCTTTTCTCCGCAATCTTTGTCTGCTTGCCGGATCAGTCTTCGGCTCAGCTCGCTCCAAAAGTCAGCGAGCGCCGCGTCGCCTTCGCCGTGACGCAGCTCATGAAAAAGGATCATTTATCGAATCATCCGATTGACGACGAAATGTCGCAGCGGGCCTTCGATCAATTTCTGAAGACGCTTGATCCGCTCAAACTCTACTTCTATCAAAGCGACGTCGACGAATTTGCCGCCAACCGTGACAAGTTGGACGACATGGTCAACGCCGGCGACGTCAGCTTCTCGCGCACCGTCTTTGACCGCTTCCTGAAGCGGGTCAACGAACGGGTTGCGATGGTCGATCGCGTGCTCGCGGCCGATCTCGACTTCGAGAAGAAGGAAATGTTCATCACCGACGCCGACAAGGTCCAATACCCGAAAAACGAAGCAGAAGCGTACGATCGCTGGCGTCAACGCGTGAAGTACGACATTCTGTCAGAAAAGGCGGACGACAAGACGCCGGAAGAAGCGCAAAAAAAGATCCATCGCCGTTACGAGAGCTTCGCTCATCGGATGTCGCAAACCAGCCCTGACGAACTGCTGGAAATGTTTCTGACGTCGATGACCTCGTCGTTCGATCCGCACACCACTTACATGTCGCCGTCGACGTTGGAGAACTTCAACATCAGCATGCGACTGCAGCTGGACGGCATCGGCGCCGCTCTCTTGTCGGAAGATGGCGTCGTCAAAGTGACCAAGGTCATCCCCGGCGGAGCGGCCGACAAACATGGCAAGATTCATCCGGAAGACACCATCGTCAGCGTCGGCCAAGGCGAAAACGGCGAGATGATGGACGTGGTCGACATGAAGCTGAACGACGTGGTCGACATGATCCGCGGCAAAGCAGGCACCATCGTCCGTCTCGGCGTGAAAGAAAAAGGAACCGGCGAAACGGTCATCTACAACGTGACCCGCGCCAAAATTGAACTGAAAGATAGTGAAGCCCGCGGCGAAGTCATCGATCACAAGACCGACGACGGCCGCACGCTGCGAGTCGGCTGGATCGACCTGCCGAGCTTCTACATGGACATGGACGCCGCTCGCCGCGGTTTGGGCGACTTCAAAAGCACCACCCGCGACGTTCGTAAATTGCTGGATGATTTCAACGACCAAGAAGTCCAAGCAGTCGTCCTTGACCTGCGTCGCAACGGCGGCGGCAGCTTGACCGAAGCGATCAACCTGACCGGTTTGTTTATCGATCAAGGTCCGGTCGTGCAGGTCAAAGACTCCAGCGGCAACATCCAAGCCTACGACGACACCGATCGCGGCATGGTCTGGAAAGGCCCGTTGGTTGTTTTGACCAGCAAGCTGAGCGCCAGCGCCAGTGAAATTTTGGCCGGCGCCATCCAAGACTACAAACGCGGCATCATCGTCGGCGATCAAGCGACCCACGGCAAAGGGACCGTGCAAAGCTTGCTCGACCTGGGAAGCCAACTCTTCCCGGTGCCGAACCCGCCGAACTATGGCGCCTTGAAGATCACGATGCAGCAGTTCTATCGCCCCAACGGCGAAAGCACGCAACGTCGCGGCGTTGAAGCCGACGTCGTCTTGCCGTGGATCACCACCCACATGGACATCGGCGAAGGGGATCTCGACTATGCGATCGCTTGGGACAAAATCCCGCAAGCTAAGTACACGTTGTACAACATGGTCGACCCCAACTTGCTGAAGCAATTGCAGACCGACGTCGACAATCGCATCGCCAAGTCGGAAGACTTCCAGAAGGTCAACAAAAACATTGAACGCTACGTCGTGCAGAAGAACCGCAAAGCGGTCAATCTGAACGAAGTCGAATACCTGGCCGAGCGTAAAGAGCTCGACAAGGAAAAGACCGAAGAGGAGACGTTCAAGGAAGACGCCGACAACGTCGACGAAGTGGTGAAGAAAGACTTCTACTTCGACGAAGTGATCGACGTCACCAGCGACTACGTCAAACTACTAGAACAAGGCCGCGTCGCCGCTCGACAGTAG
- a CDS encoding Fpg/Nei family DNA glycosylase → MPELPEVETMRRGILSIVGGKVTDIAKPPCARRPILLAPGIAAFRRRTVDRKVTAIDRVGKRVVIVLTGGDRIVLEPRMTGLVLVADPPTREHLRWEMSLAGCDVKKVWFWDRRGLGSVRLFSEREFVAEFTTSGKVGPDALVIRWQELRDRLAKSRRAIKVALLDQKGVCGVGNLYAAELLHVAKVHPETPCDALSTAAWKRIHAAMVDVLQEAIRYEGSTLGDGTYRNALNKDGGYQNCHRVYGREGELCRTCGKQEVIRIVQAQRATFYCERCQKPKL, encoded by the coding sequence ATGCCAGAACTGCCTGAAGTCGAAACGATGCGCCGCGGGATTCTCTCGATCGTCGGCGGCAAAGTGACCGATATCGCCAAGCCGCCGTGCGCTCGCCGCCCCATTTTGCTGGCGCCGGGGATCGCCGCATTTCGCCGCCGGACCGTCGATCGCAAGGTCACAGCGATCGATCGCGTCGGCAAACGGGTGGTGATCGTGCTCACCGGGGGAGACCGCATCGTGCTGGAACCGCGGATGACCGGGCTGGTGCTGGTGGCCGATCCCCCCACGCGAGAACATCTGCGCTGGGAAATGTCGCTGGCCGGTTGCGATGTCAAAAAAGTTTGGTTCTGGGATCGTCGCGGGCTCGGATCGGTGCGACTTTTTTCGGAACGCGAATTTGTCGCCGAATTCACCACGAGTGGAAAAGTAGGTCCCGACGCCCTGGTGATCCGTTGGCAAGAGTTGCGAGATCGCTTGGCGAAAAGCCGCCGCGCGATCAAAGTGGCGCTGCTCGACCAGAAGGGAGTCTGCGGCGTCGGCAATCTCTACGCCGCCGAACTGTTGCATGTCGCCAAGGTTCATCCCGAAACTCCTTGTGACGCCCTGTCGACCGCCGCTTGGAAACGAATCCACGCGGCGATGGTCGACGTACTGCAAGAAGCGATTCGGTACGAAGGTTCGACCCTCGGCGACGGCACCTATCGCAACGCGCTGAACAAGGACGGCGGTTATCAAAACTGCCATCGCGTGTATGGTCGCGAAGGAGAGCTCTGCCGCACTTGCGGGAAGCAGGAAGTGATACGAATCGTACAGGCGCAGCGAGCGACCTTTTATTGTGAACGGTGTCAAAAACCAAAGTTGTAA
- a CDS encoding sensor histidine kinase has protein sequence MDQQSAKPEESAAPKLRLDRYGWGVFAGFLLFALIAAWFTWRYQESRRTILFLEYQRSIENAIQGQFDDIRSAADRAQTLFVSSQVVEKSEWDIFVSRMRQSEKYDVVDELFFVDQSSPAKDGLWRIVLAEPNGKLAGIEGDSIAGNQPFAETLDSAIRTRELTINVISSDVQFPLTGPGLVACFPVSPAVTDGDVHLAGCVVAYSSEKSIERKIAEKLPPHFGVHVVAQGNASAGLEILRLPKGRHMHNCARHFDAMIRFDDLPMTVTFEASQSFASEGLYTAPAIVFTGLLVLGLVCGVIISYIIDSRRAVESLLKQVESRNAELERFTYTVSHDLKSPLITIRGFVGALKQDLTRGDQTAIHEDMDFIASGCASMSSLLDDLLELSRIGRVVNPTEKCHADVLVQDAIRFLDLQSAERGIDLKVYGEPVELEGDRVRLVEAIQNLLDNAAKFANPESPKIRVNWITAGNRLRMTFTDNGPGVPPAFHEKVFGLFEKLDPKSDGTGIGLAIVRRIIEHHHGRIYMEPANAGARFIVELPLRQPS, from the coding sequence ATGGACCAGCAGTCAGCCAAACCTGAAGAATCGGCGGCCCCCAAGTTGCGTCTCGACCGGTACGGTTGGGGCGTATTCGCTGGCTTCTTGCTCTTCGCGCTGATCGCGGCCTGGTTCACCTGGCGCTATCAAGAGAGTCGCCGGACGATTCTCTTTTTGGAATACCAACGATCGATCGAAAATGCGATCCAAGGCCAGTTTGACGATATCCGCAGCGCCGCCGATCGCGCTCAAACGCTCTTCGTCTCCAGCCAAGTGGTCGAGAAAAGCGAATGGGACATCTTCGTCTCGCGGATGCGCCAATCCGAAAAATACGACGTCGTCGATGAGCTCTTTTTCGTCGATCAAAGCTCCCCCGCAAAAGATGGCCTCTGGCGCATTGTGCTCGCCGAACCGAATGGCAAACTGGCGGGCATCGAAGGAGATTCGATTGCCGGAAATCAACCATTCGCCGAGACGCTTGACAGCGCAATCCGGACGCGCGAACTGACAATTAACGTCATCTCAAGCGACGTTCAATTTCCTCTGACCGGGCCTGGGCTGGTCGCCTGCTTTCCCGTTTCGCCGGCTGTCACCGATGGCGACGTTCATCTTGCCGGATGCGTCGTCGCCTATTCGTCCGAAAAATCGATTGAACGCAAGATCGCCGAAAAGCTGCCGCCGCATTTCGGCGTGCATGTCGTCGCCCAAGGCAACGCTTCGGCTGGCCTCGAGATCCTTCGGCTGCCGAAAGGCCGCCATATGCACAATTGCGCGCGGCATTTCGACGCCATGATCCGATTCGACGACTTGCCGATGACCGTCACGTTCGAAGCGAGTCAAAGCTTCGCTTCGGAAGGTCTCTACACGGCGCCGGCGATCGTCTTCACCGGACTGCTTGTACTCGGACTCGTCTGCGGAGTGATCATTTCGTACATCATCGATAGTCGCCGCGCCGTTGAATCGCTGCTCAAGCAAGTCGAAAGCCGCAACGCCGAGTTGGAACGCTTCACCTATACCGTTTCGCACGATCTTAAAAGTCCGCTGATTACCATTCGTGGTTTTGTCGGCGCTCTGAAACAAGACTTAACACGCGGCGATCAGACCGCGATTCACGAAGACATGGACTTTATCGCCAGCGGCTGCGCCTCGATGAGCAGCTTGCTGGACGACTTGCTCGAACTTTCTCGCATTGGTCGCGTCGTCAATCCGACCGAAAAGTGCCATGCCGACGTCTTGGTCCAAGACGCGATCCGCTTTTTGGACCTGCAGTCCGCAGAGCGCGGAATCGATTTGAAAGTCTACGGCGAACCGGTCGAGTTGGAAGGGGATCGCGTTCGCCTGGTCGAAGCGATTCAAAACCTACTTGATAACGCCGCCAAATTCGCGAATCCAGAATCGCCAAAAATTCGCGTCAACTGGATCACCGCCGGCAATCGGCTGCGCATGACCTTTACTGACAACGGACCGGGAGTTCCCCCCGCGTTTCATGAGAAGGTGTTCGGCCTGTTCGAGAAGCTCGATCCCAAATCAGACGGCACCGGCATCGGGCTGGCGATCGTGCGGCGAATCATCGAACATCACCATGGCCGAATCTACATGGAACCCGCTAATGCGGGCGCTCGGTTTATTGTGGAGTTGCCGCTGCGCCAGCCAAGCTGA
- a CDS encoding AAA family ATPase — protein sequence MQVADTPQPLANDNTFTELTCAQLISEQPPQAWLLPGMLQQHEPAVIVGPSKSMKTSLAVDLCGALASGGKFLGQFAADRAFRVGFVGGAAARGALTDLAQRWSAAAEVDFAALDTLVWSLNVADLSDPANLQRLKDWIVRHQLEVVLIDVADLTTTSRRAQAAQLRELVGCCLEFGATPIVCCPTRKELPPRALGAADLANAACNAVARQWLLVNRRQAFEPGSGRHPLWLTLGGSAGQSSLWGVDVDEGQACDKWEVLLRDVPSIAEETAQLAAKTQMEHLRWKLRGVMSQIDPAQATKLKIREKSGMSGTKFGLTWQYLVDAGEIRLASSNHDPHMRHAEPRYRLVDLAELNDPDAAEFDPLNETFLTFTTAELLGNAEKAAPPSPLQQTDQPSCSRGDHLRAPEKRLRESPLEKTSLSSPLENKSPPSRVHSGKPPRKRRVKTRKRRK from the coding sequence ATGCAAGTTGCCGACACTCCTCAACCGCTCGCCAACGACAACACTTTCACCGAACTGACCTGTGCCCAACTTATAAGTGAACAACCGCCGCAGGCCTGGTTGTTGCCGGGGATGCTGCAGCAGCATGAGCCAGCGGTGATTGTCGGGCCGAGCAAAAGCATGAAGACCTCGCTCGCCGTCGATTTGTGCGGCGCGCTGGCGAGCGGCGGCAAGTTTCTCGGTCAGTTCGCCGCCGATCGGGCGTTTCGCGTCGGCTTTGTCGGGGGCGCCGCCGCGCGGGGCGCGTTGACCGATCTTGCGCAGCGGTGGAGTGCGGCGGCGGAAGTCGACTTTGCGGCGCTCGACACGCTGGTTTGGTCGCTCAACGTAGCCGATCTGTCGGATCCCGCCAATTTGCAGCGGCTGAAAGACTGGATCGTGCGCCATCAGTTAGAGGTGGTGTTGATTGACGTCGCCGACCTGACGACCACTTCGCGCCGCGCCCAAGCGGCGCAGCTCCGTGAGTTGGTTGGCTGTTGTCTGGAGTTCGGCGCGACGCCGATCGTCTGTTGTCCGACGCGAAAAGAGTTGCCGCCGCGGGCGCTGGGCGCCGCCGATCTGGCGAACGCCGCGTGCAATGCCGTCGCCCGGCAATGGCTCTTGGTCAATCGTCGACAAGCGTTTGAGCCAGGGAGCGGGCGACATCCGTTATGGCTGACGCTCGGCGGCAGCGCGGGGCAAAGCAGTCTGTGGGGCGTCGACGTGGATGAAGGACAAGCCTGCGACAAGTGGGAAGTGCTGCTGCGCGACGTGCCGTCGATCGCCGAAGAAACGGCCCAGTTGGCCGCCAAGACGCAGATGGAGCATTTGCGGTGGAAACTGCGGGGCGTCATGTCGCAAATCGACCCGGCTCAGGCGACCAAGTTGAAAATCCGCGAGAAGAGCGGGATGAGCGGAACGAAGTTCGGCTTGACCTGGCAGTATCTGGTCGATGCCGGCGAAATTCGACTCGCTTCTTCAAATCACGATCCCCACATGCGACATGCGGAGCCCCGCTATCGCCTGGTGGATCTCGCGGAATTGAACGATCCCGATGCGGCCGAGTTCGACCCGCTCAACGAAACCTTCCTCACCTTCACAACCGCCGAATTATTGGGCAACGCCGAAAAAGCAGCGCCGCCAAGTCCACTCCAGCAGACCGACCAGCCGAGTTGCTCGCGCGGCGATCACCTGCGGGCGCCTGAAAAAAGGTTACGCGAGAGTCCACTCGAAAAAACATCACTGTCGAGTCCACTCGAAAATAAATCGCCTCCGAGTCGAGTCCACTCGGGCAAGCCGCCGCGCAAGCGCCGCGTGAAAACCCGCAAACGACGAAAGTGA
- a CDS encoding SHD1 domain-containing protein has product MRLFIIIILLFMSSAVASAQDFNYELISAPETTAIATESDADSVYRTLWKLVAAEADRRELDPGVRHYLEVSFRDWELSFRECSRRLKTGNVNPDDEDRQAQRRPQKKRRDQEDLSSKELEHQELVRQSARSSLENLINKPHFKNTSMDGEIGRVDCVGEVLQVVDGQNLLVFLRFSGGTEALTWISGVDSSRMTDDMLLPPGYFTETLWRIKGPRQYTTSRGATNKVLEYANYPLQMNLVRKQSDLFHFGRHLHLLQKYSESKYAEDQARLVHEQNTREWRDVSGKFSIVATFRSVIGENVKLIKEDGSEILVLLEKLSEADRAWISNRK; this is encoded by the coding sequence ATGCGGCTTTTTATCATTATTATCCTCCTCTTCATGTCGTCCGCCGTCGCTAGCGCGCAAGACTTCAACTACGAACTGATCAGCGCCCCTGAGACGACGGCGATAGCGACCGAAAGTGATGCTGATAGCGTCTATCGAACGTTGTGGAAACTTGTCGCGGCAGAAGCGGACCGCCGAGAACTTGACCCCGGCGTCCGACACTATTTAGAGGTTTCCTTTCGAGATTGGGAACTCAGTTTCCGAGAATGCTCACGACGCCTAAAGACCGGCAACGTCAATCCTGATGACGAAGATCGCCAAGCCCAACGCCGCCCCCAGAAAAAGCGACGTGATCAGGAGGATTTGAGCAGCAAGGAATTAGAACATCAAGAATTGGTGCGACAATCCGCCCGCAGCAGTTTGGAGAACTTGATCAACAAACCGCATTTCAAGAATACTTCTATGGATGGCGAAATCGGCCGCGTCGATTGCGTGGGCGAAGTGCTGCAGGTAGTCGACGGCCAAAACCTCTTGGTATTCCTTCGGTTTAGCGGGGGGACGGAAGCGTTGACCTGGATCTCTGGCGTCGACAGTTCGCGCATGACCGACGATATGCTCTTGCCGCCTGGTTACTTCACCGAAACGCTCTGGCGCATCAAAGGCCCCCGGCAATACACGACGTCGCGCGGGGCGACAAACAAGGTGTTGGAATACGCAAATTATCCCTTGCAGATGAATTTGGTCCGCAAGCAAAGCGATTTGTTTCACTTCGGCCGTCACCTGCACTTGCTGCAGAAATATTCCGAGTCCAAATACGCAGAGGATCAGGCAAGATTAGTCCATGAACAGAACACGAGAGAATGGCGCGACGTGAGCGGCAAGTTCTCGATCGTCGCAACCTTCCGCAGCGTTATCGGCGAGAACGTGAAACTGATCAAAGAAGATGGAAGCGAGATTCTGGTCCTGCTAGAAAAGCTGAGCGAAGCGGACCGAGCATGGATTTCGAATCGGAAGTAA
- a CDS encoding sigma 54-interacting transcriptional regulator, translated as MRKPSLGGSPTERNDMANYSYLKLLSGTGPGTNFALDADAENLIGRGLECHITLTDPLCSRVHAAIFQKEGVWWVKDCESRNGCYLDDQRIAEGKLFDGGRLRVGATEFNFNSSSQPPTSYDSDANNMTQTIVRDLPVDPQDTNLVALRELKDYKQAQRLILLYQFAIKLLGSDDPDVIIRTALDLLKDHSKAAVVGFHWLTEDGKLKLKRQLPEDVEDAFKLSESLTAMVCQQGHAVWIANEASQDETTRLKHFADAICVPLIHKKQTLGTIHLYREQERFLQNDLDFTISLANILVIALSRAWELTKLQAGYERLVQQSAAFDELIGESRPMVELKQKIARIAKAGGAVMVRGESGAGKELVARALHKTSSRSDRPMLSVNCAALPESLIESQLFGHKKGAFTGADADHVGFFQQADGGTLFLDEVGEMTLDGQAKLLRILEGHPFLPLGATKEVSVDVRLIAATNRDLAEFVREKRFREDLYYRLCVFELYIPPLRERGEDIETLANHFLDHFKRQHGRPELMLSDAAKKKLLNYQWPGNVRQLRNVMDSAVVLADSAMIEPRDLGLRDAGLGEPESLRFDFWEKKLIEEAMERTGGNVSETIKLLGVSRATLYRKLDEYNIKR; from the coding sequence ATGCGAAAGCCCTCTCTCGGCGGCTCCCCAACCGAGCGGAACGATATGGCGAACTACAGTTACCTAAAGTTACTTTCCGGCACCGGACCCGGCACCAATTTTGCGCTGGATGCCGACGCCGAAAATCTTATCGGCCGCGGTCTGGAATGCCATATTACGCTGACAGATCCCCTCTGTTCGAGGGTTCATGCCGCGATTTTTCAAAAAGAAGGCGTCTGGTGGGTCAAAGATTGCGAGAGCCGCAACGGCTGCTATCTGGATGACCAGCGGATTGCCGAGGGGAAGCTGTTTGACGGGGGGCGCCTGCGAGTGGGCGCGACCGAGTTCAATTTCAACAGCAGCAGTCAGCCTCCGACATCGTACGATTCGGATGCGAACAACATGACCCAAACGATCGTTCGCGATCTGCCGGTCGATCCGCAAGACACCAATCTTGTCGCGCTGCGCGAGCTGAAAGATTACAAACAGGCGCAGCGGCTGATTTTGCTTTACCAGTTTGCGATCAAGCTGCTGGGAAGCGACGATCCGGACGTCATTATTCGGACGGCGCTCGATCTGTTGAAAGATCACTCAAAAGCGGCGGTCGTCGGTTTTCATTGGCTGACCGAAGATGGCAAGTTGAAATTGAAACGCCAGCTTCCAGAGGATGTCGAAGATGCGTTTAAGCTGAGCGAATCGCTGACCGCGATGGTTTGTCAGCAAGGGCACGCCGTTTGGATCGCCAACGAAGCGAGCCAGGACGAGACGACACGGCTGAAACACTTTGCCGACGCGATTTGCGTTCCCCTGATCCACAAGAAGCAGACGCTGGGAACGATCCACCTGTATCGTGAACAAGAGCGCTTTCTACAGAACGACCTCGATTTCACCATCTCGCTGGCCAACATCCTGGTCATCGCCCTCTCGCGAGCTTGGGAGCTGACCAAATTGCAGGCCGGCTACGAGCGTCTCGTGCAGCAATCGGCGGCGTTTGACGAGCTGATCGGCGAGAGCCGGCCGATGGTCGAACTGAAGCAAAAGATTGCCCGCATCGCAAAAGCCGGGGGCGCCGTGATGGTGCGCGGCGAGAGCGGCGCCGGCAAAGAGTTGGTCGCACGGGCGCTGCACAAAACGTCGAGCCGCAGCGATCGTCCCATGCTGAGCGTCAATTGCGCGGCGCTGCCCGAATCGCTGATCGAAAGCCAATTGTTCGGCCATAAGAAGGGGGCGTTTACCGGAGCGGACGCCGATCATGTCGGCTTTTTTCAGCAAGCGGACGGCGGCACGCTCTTTTTGGACGAAGTGGGCGAGATGACGCTCGACGGTCAGGCGAAGCTGCTGCGGATCTTAGAAGGGCACCCCTTTTTGCCGCTGGGCGCGACGAAAGAGGTGAGCGTCGACGTTCGCCTGATCGCCGCGACCAACCGTGATTTGGCCGAGTTCGTCCGGGAAAAGCGGTTTCGCGAAGATTTGTACTATCGGCTCTGCGTCTTCGAGCTCTATATTCCGCCGCTGCGCGAGCGGGGCGAAGATATCGAAACCTTGGCGAACCACTTTCTCGATCACTTCAAACGTCAACATGGTCGCCCAGAACTCATGCTTTCGGACGCCGCGAAGAAAAAATTGTTGAATTATCAATGGCCAGGAAATGTTCGCCAGTTACGCAATGTCATGGACAGTGCGGTGGTTTTGGCCGACTCAGCGATGATCGAACCACGCGATCTTGGCCTGAGAGACGCCGGATTGGGTGAGCCTGAGTCCTTGCGTTTTGACTTCTGGGAAAAGAAACTAATCGAAGAAGCGATGGAGCGCACCGGCGGCAATGTATCGGAAACGATCAAGTTGCTCGGCGTTAGTCGCGCCACGTTGTATCGAAAACTGGACGAGTACAACATCAAACGATGA
- a CDS encoding YheT family hydrolase yields MISSIDDLKSRPSGYRPHPFLRGPHVQTILGAYWRGPSAPYAAQPHLVTLDDGDQVVLHDDRPTGWNAGDRTALLIHGLGGCHSSPYLVRIAGKLNALGVRSFRMDLRGCGAGAKLARKPFHAGCSDDARAAVQFIASLCPGSACTAIGFSLGGNVVLKLAGEVGAGSCGGLDSVFSVAPPIDLAHCCENMSRGLNRLYDRDFVRRLIRRVELQRDYDDLSTMFRFSQRPRRIVEFDRDYTAPMAGFGSVNEYYEKASSGPLLANIAMPTHILTAADDPIVPRAIFDKFPFSPLITLETTSHGGHLGFLAPRNVTSDRRWMDWRVADWVGELMQRATV; encoded by the coding sequence ATGATTAGTTCGATCGACGATCTGAAAAGCCGGCCAAGCGGCTACCGCCCGCATCCCTTTCTGCGCGGCCCTCACGTGCAAACGATTTTGGGCGCTTATTGGCGCGGTCCGTCCGCTCCGTACGCCGCTCAGCCGCATCTCGTCACCCTGGACGATGGGGATCAGGTCGTCTTGCATGACGATCGCCCTACCGGCTGGAACGCCGGCGATCGGACGGCGCTGCTGATCCACGGTCTGGGAGGTTGCCACTCGAGCCCCTATCTGGTCCGGATCGCCGGCAAGCTGAACGCCTTGGGGGTGCGATCCTTTCGGATGGATTTGCGCGGCTGCGGCGCCGGGGCGAAACTCGCGAGAAAGCCGTTTCACGCCGGGTGCAGTGACGACGCCAGAGCCGCCGTTCAGTTTATCGCGTCGCTTTGCCCTGGATCTGCTTGTACGGCGATCGGCTTTTCGCTGGGGGGGAATGTGGTGCTGAAGCTGGCCGGCGAAGTCGGCGCCGGTTCTTGCGGCGGGTTGGATTCGGTTTTCTCGGTGGCGCCGCCGATCGATTTGGCGCATTGCTGCGAGAATATGAGCCGCGGCCTGAATCGTCTCTATGATCGCGATTTTGTCCGCCGTTTGATTCGCCGCGTCGAACTGCAACGAGACTACGACGATCTTTCCACCATGTTCCGCTTTTCGCAGCGACCACGACGAATTGTCGAATTTGATCGCGACTACACGGCGCCGATGGCCGGGTTTGGCAGCGTCAATGAATACTACGAAAAGGCAAGCTCCGGTCCGCTGTTGGCGAACATTGCAATGCCGACCCACATTTTGACGGCCGCCGACGATCCGATCGTGCCGCGGGCGATTTTCGACAAATTCCCCTTTTCTCCGCTCATTACGTTAGAAACGACCAGTCACGGCGGACATCTGGGCTTCTTGGCGCCGCGCAATGTTACTTCCGATCGCCGCTGGATGGACTGGCGCGTCGCTGATTGGGTGGGGGAATTGATGCAGCGGGCGACGGTTTAG